The following proteins are encoded in a genomic region of Amycolatopsis sulphurea:
- a CDS encoding sensor histidine kinase, which translates to MIGLRPGFVDPRAERRAGPAVAVISITALVVCTVITSMTEHGSPAQWRGTLVLAAGTALWLLLLIPLVPRRTRNPLCTIGFFAGLLAASTFLAARVEVFSAFGSVGYPIAFVLFTARWSIFAAAATALVPLLAKGFWQTDTAPWVTVVSVVGPILYAAWFVGAESEQRRRTNQQLTTALAENAALQEKLLVQARESGVRDERQRMAREIHDTVAQGLTGIVTQLRAAGQAQSEKDRQRHLGQVHALAKDSLAEARRAVQALRPEPLADARLPEALAELARRTAERTGADVTARAEGTPRPLPAEQEATLYRITQEALANAEKHAAAGRIVITLTYTETLTLLDIRDDGRGFTAGDRGAGTGFGLEAMQQRVHQVAGTLTVESAPGEGTAVHVELPVR; encoded by the coding sequence ATGATCGGATTACGACCGGGGTTCGTCGATCCGCGCGCCGAGCGGCGGGCGGGTCCGGCAGTCGCCGTCATCTCGATCACCGCGCTGGTGGTGTGCACGGTCATCACGAGCATGACAGAGCACGGCAGCCCCGCACAGTGGCGCGGCACCCTGGTTCTCGCCGCGGGGACGGCGTTGTGGCTGCTGCTCCTGATCCCACTCGTCCCACGGCGCACGCGGAATCCGTTATGCACCATCGGTTTCTTCGCAGGGCTGCTGGCCGCGTCGACGTTCCTGGCGGCGCGGGTGGAGGTCTTCAGCGCATTCGGCTCCGTCGGTTACCCGATCGCGTTCGTCCTCTTCACCGCGCGGTGGAGTATTTTCGCGGCCGCCGCCACGGCGCTGGTTCCGTTGCTGGCGAAGGGTTTCTGGCAGACCGATACCGCACCGTGGGTGACTGTCGTGTCCGTGGTGGGGCCGATCCTGTACGCCGCGTGGTTCGTCGGCGCGGAAAGCGAGCAACGCCGCCGCACCAATCAGCAGTTGACCACGGCGCTGGCGGAGAACGCCGCACTGCAGGAGAAACTCCTTGTCCAGGCCCGGGAATCCGGCGTCCGCGACGAGCGCCAGCGGATGGCCAGGGAAATCCACGACACCGTGGCACAGGGTCTCACCGGGATCGTCACCCAGCTACGCGCCGCCGGCCAGGCACAGTCCGAAAAGGACCGGCAGCGGCACCTCGGACAGGTACACGCATTGGCGAAGGACAGCCTCGCCGAGGCCCGCCGCGCGGTGCAGGCGCTCCGCCCGGAGCCGCTGGCCGACGCGCGCCTGCCGGAGGCCCTCGCCGAGCTGGCCCGCCGGACGGCCGAGCGGACCGGCGCCGACGTGACGGCCCGCGCCGAAGGCACGCCGCGCCCGCTGCCGGCCGAGCAAGAGGCAACGCTGTACCGGATCACGCAGGAAGCCCTGGCCAACGCGGAAAAGCACGCCGCGGCCGGCCGGATCGTGATCACCCTGACCTACACCGAAACCCTGACCCTGCTGGACATCCGCGACGACGGACGGGGCTTCACCGCCGGGGACCGCGGCGCGGGGACCGGCTTCGGCCTCGAAGCGATGCAGCAGCGGGTCCACCAGGTGGCGGGCACCCTCACGGTCGAATCGGCCCCCGGCGAGGGCACCGCGGTCCACGTGGAACTGCCCGTCCGCTGA
- a CDS encoding GNAT family N-acetyltransferase produces the protein MEPVEINAGEYYLRQLRADRLLDDRPQLMEAFADTEHRRYVRNYRLGTLDEATEYVTLRAAQWACDERCSWAVAEPATGRLLGEVGLRDLDFTFGSAEASVWTHPAARGNGVAVTALSAALRFGFGGLGLSEIVYRHRESNAASAIVARRCGFTRLDEADTSQAGQPLVRWIRTRPLS, from the coding sequence GTGGAACCCGTGGAGATCAACGCAGGCGAGTACTACCTGCGTCAGCTGCGCGCGGACCGGCTCCTCGACGACCGGCCCCAGCTGATGGAGGCGTTCGCGGACACGGAACACCGCCGGTACGTGCGGAACTACCGGCTGGGGACGCTCGATGAGGCCACCGAGTACGTCACCCTGCGAGCGGCGCAATGGGCGTGCGACGAGCGCTGTTCCTGGGCGGTCGCCGAACCTGCCACCGGGCGGCTGCTCGGCGAGGTCGGGCTGCGCGACCTCGACTTCACCTTCGGCAGCGCCGAGGCCTCGGTCTGGACGCACCCCGCGGCGCGCGGCAACGGGGTCGCCGTCACCGCGCTGTCCGCGGCCCTGCGGTTCGGCTTCGGCGGGCTCGGGCTGAGCGAGATCGTCTACCGGCACCGGGAGAGCAACGCCGCCTCCGCGATCGTCGCGCGGCGATGCGGGTTCACCCGGCTCGACGAGGCCGACACCTCGCAGGCCGGGCAGCCGCTCGTGCGCTGGATCCGTACGCGCCCGCTCAGCTGA
- a CDS encoding glycerol-3-phosphate dehydrogenase/oxidase — protein sequence MTSSQHGAARDRGQGRNPARLGPAGREESWRRFGEQTYDLVVIGGGVVGAGTALDAATRGLRVALVEARDLASGTSSRSSKLFHGGLRYLEQLEFGLVREALHERELMLTTIAPHLVKPVSFLYPLTHRVWERPYTAAGLLMYDTMGGARSVPGQKHLTRAGALRMVPALKRSALIGGIRYYDAQSDDARHTMTVARTAAHYGAVVRTSTQVVGFLREADRISGVRVRDVEDGRETEIHAGAVINCTGVWTDELQRLSGGRGRFRVRASKGVHIVVPRDRIVSETGMILRTEKSVLFVIPWRNHWIVGTTDTDWNLDLAHPAATKHDIDYLLEHVNTVLATPLTHDDIEGVYAGLRPLLAGESEETSKLSREHAVARVAPGLVAIAGGKYTTYRVMAADAVDAAVVDLPGRPPSSITDKVPLLGADGYHALVNQADHLAAQHGLHPYRVRHLLDRYGSLVHEVLALADGRPELLKPIESAPDYLGVEVVYAASHEGALHLEDVLARRTRISIEYAHRGVDCAEQVAQLVGEVLGWSAETVAREVAVYQARVQAERESQSQTTDESADALRAAAPEARAGLIEPVS from the coding sequence GTGACGAGTTCTCAGCACGGTGCCGCCCGCGACCGGGGCCAGGGCCGGAATCCGGCCCGGCTGGGCCCGGCCGGCCGCGAGGAATCGTGGCGCCGGTTCGGCGAGCAGACCTACGACCTCGTGGTGATCGGCGGCGGGGTGGTCGGCGCGGGTACCGCGCTGGACGCGGCTACGCGCGGCCTGCGGGTCGCGCTGGTCGAGGCGCGCGATCTGGCCTCGGGCACATCCAGCCGGTCCAGCAAGCTTTTCCACGGTGGGCTGCGCTATCTGGAGCAGCTGGAGTTCGGGCTGGTGCGGGAGGCGCTGCACGAGCGTGAGCTGATGCTCACGACGATCGCGCCGCACCTGGTGAAGCCGGTGAGTTTCCTGTACCCGCTGACGCACCGCGTCTGGGAGCGCCCGTACACCGCGGCCGGGCTGCTGATGTACGACACGATGGGCGGCGCGCGTTCGGTGCCCGGCCAGAAGCACCTCACCCGGGCCGGTGCGCTGCGGATGGTGCCCGCGCTCAAGCGGTCTGCGCTGATCGGCGGTATCCGTTACTACGACGCGCAATCCGACGACGCCCGGCACACCATGACCGTGGCCCGCACGGCTGCGCACTATGGCGCTGTGGTGCGTACGTCCACCCAGGTCGTCGGGTTCCTCCGCGAGGCGGATCGGATCTCCGGGGTCCGCGTACGCGACGTCGAGGACGGCCGGGAGACCGAGATCCACGCCGGCGCGGTGATCAACTGCACGGGTGTGTGGACCGACGAGCTGCAGCGCCTGTCCGGCGGCCGCGGCCGGTTCCGGGTACGCGCCAGCAAGGGCGTGCACATCGTGGTGCCGCGGGACCGGATCGTCTCCGAGACCGGGATGATCCTGCGTACGGAGAAGTCGGTGCTGTTCGTGATCCCGTGGCGCAACCACTGGATCGTAGGCACCACGGACACCGACTGGAACCTCGACCTCGCGCACCCGGCAGCCACCAAGCACGACATCGATTACCTCCTCGAACACGTCAACACGGTGCTCGCCACCCCGCTCACGCACGACGACATCGAAGGCGTGTACGCGGGCCTGAGGCCGCTGCTGGCCGGGGAGAGCGAAGAGACGTCGAAGCTCTCGCGGGAGCACGCCGTCGCCCGGGTCGCCCCCGGTCTGGTCGCCATCGCAGGCGGGAAGTACACGACGTACCGGGTGATGGCCGCCGACGCGGTGGACGCGGCCGTGGTCGACCTGCCCGGCCGCCCGCCGTCGTCCATCACGGACAAGGTGCCGCTGCTCGGCGCGGACGGTTACCACGCGCTGGTCAACCAGGCCGATCACCTGGCCGCCCAGCACGGGCTGCACCCCTACCGCGTCCGGCACCTGCTCGACCGTTACGGCTCGCTGGTGCACGAGGTGCTGGCGCTCGCCGACGGCAGGCCCGAGCTGCTCAAGCCGATCGAATCGGCGCCGGACTACCTCGGCGTGGAGGTCGTGTACGCGGCCAGCCACGAGGGTGCGCTGCATCTGGAGGACGTGCTCGCCCGCCGGACCCGGATCTCCATCGAGTACGCGCACCGCGGGGTGGACTGCGCGGAGCAGGTGGCGCAGCTCGTGGGCGAGGTGCTCGGCTGGTCCGCGGAGACCGTGGCGCGCGAGGTGGCCGTCTACCAGGCTCGGGTGCAGGCCGAGCGCGAATCGCAGTCGCAGACCACCGACGAGTCCGCGGACGCGCTGCGAGCGGCGGCTCCGGAGGCTCGCGCGGGGCTTATCGAACCGGTCAGCTGA
- a CDS encoding MIP/aquaporin family protein: protein MSAGAIIIWELLGTAVLILLGNGVVANHVLRKNNGHNAGTLFITFGWAFGVFAGASLAAPTGAHLNPAVTLGLAISGKTHWPDVPFYLIGEFAGAILGAVLCWAAYKLQFDDHPEPAETLGIFSTVPQIRHKAWNLVTEIIGTFVLVGWVLLSPVYASQDGVPTFGNAALGYAGVSFIVLVVGISLGGPTGYAINPARDLGPRIAYAFLLPIKGKRDPDWNYSWVPVVGPLIGGAIAALLYLAVHNLT, encoded by the coding sequence GTGAGTGCCGGAGCGATCATCATCTGGGAGCTGCTGGGAACCGCAGTCCTGATTCTGCTGGGTAACGGGGTCGTGGCCAACCACGTACTCCGCAAGAACAACGGGCACAACGCGGGCACGTTGTTCATCACGTTCGGCTGGGCGTTCGGCGTGTTCGCCGGGGCCAGCCTCGCCGCCCCGACCGGGGCGCATCTCAACCCCGCGGTCACCCTCGGGCTGGCCATCTCGGGCAAGACCCACTGGCCGGACGTACCGTTCTACCTGATCGGCGAGTTCGCCGGCGCGATCCTCGGCGCGGTGCTCTGCTGGGCGGCCTACAAACTGCAGTTCGACGACCATCCCGAACCGGCCGAGACGCTGGGCATCTTCTCCACCGTCCCGCAGATCCGGCACAAGGCGTGGAACCTGGTCACCGAGATCATCGGCACCTTCGTGCTGGTCGGCTGGGTGCTGCTGAGCCCGGTCTACGCGAGCCAGGACGGCGTGCCGACCTTCGGCAACGCCGCGCTGGGCTATGCCGGGGTGTCGTTCATCGTGCTGGTGGTCGGGATTTCGCTGGGCGGGCCGACCGGCTACGCCATCAACCCGGCCCGTGACCTCGGCCCGCGCATCGCCTACGCGTTCCTGCTGCCGATCAAGGGCAAGCGCGACCCGGACTGGAACTACTCGTGGGTGCCGGTCGTCGGCCCGCTCATCGGCGGGGCGATCGCCGCGCTGCTCTACCTCGCCGTGCACAACCTGACCTGA